From Toxorhynchites rutilus septentrionalis strain SRP chromosome 2, ASM2978413v1, whole genome shotgun sequence, a single genomic window includes:
- the LOC129764744 gene encoding juvenile hormone esterase-like, protein MRYTVLLLVVIVAISFVSANRDAEPIVETDLGKIKGTTLESRLRQTFFAFRGIRYANPPTGKLRFQAPEPVSPWEGVFDATDDGPMCIQPAFNRSEASEDCLRLNVYTKLIPNELSRIRPKDVIFYMHPGGFYVFSGQSRNNAGPQYLMDQDIVLVTINYRLGSLGFMSTGTPDCPGNMGFKDQVMALKWVRDHIHHFGGNAESVTLMGYSAGALSSGLHMISPMSRGLFHRVIAMSASPTSQVEISSHQIELAQKQATLLGCEISSTARMIECLKSKPASDFADSLEAMFVVSWNPVLLWEAVIEPDFGQERFLDRDPTEAFLKGDFMRVPVISGITKDEFAGPAVGFLTNETLRNELNQNFETLAPVLFLYNSSSERENITKLLRDKFLGEGQLTLNRSVQGLNYLFADSLIGFPVHRFIQLASRYTKVYQYKFTYQGRYSFFYYPDDKTPYGVVHHDDLLYLLVIPHISPIFNATDPESTMVEKLTGMWTAFAKHGDPNEADIVPKPNWVPVKPNEDNFLEIGEQFTMREGLFTERFSFWDMLFPLPENQSPATA, encoded by the exons ATGAGGTACACAGTATTACTTCTCGTCGTTATCGTTGCGATTAGTTTCGTATCAGCCAATCGAGATGCGGAGCCGATAGTTGAAACCGATCTTGGAAAAATCAAAGGAACAACCCTAGAATCTCGTCTCAGACAAACATTTTTTGCGTTCCGTGGTATTCGTTATGCGAATCCACCCACCGGAAAGCTTCGTTTTCAAGCACCAGAACCGGTGTCGCCTTGGGAAGGAGTATTCGATGCCACCGATGATGGCCCAATGTGTATTCAACCGGCGTTCAACAGGAGTGAAGCTTCAGAGGACTGCCTAAGGCTCAACGTTTACACCAAGCTGATTCCGAACGAACTAAGTCGGATACGTCCCaaagatgttattttttatatgcATCCGGGAGGATTTTACGTATTTTCTGGCCAAAGTAGAAATAACGCTGGGCCGCAATACCTCATGGATCAGGACATTGTGCTGGTTACGATCAACTATCGTTTAGGTTCGTTGGGATTCATGAGCACCGGCACGCCGGATTGTCCGGGAAATATGGGATTCAAAGATCAGGTTATGGCTTTGAAGTGGGTTCGAGATCATATTCATCATTTTGGAGGTAATGCCGAGTCCGTCACTCTGATGGGTTATAGTGCGGGAGCACTTAGCTCCGGCCTGCATATGATATCCCCGATGTCTAGAGGGTTGTTTCATCGTGTCATCGCAATGAGTGCTTCGCCCACTAGTCAAGTTGAAATTTCCTCCCACCAAATTGAGTTGGCTCAAAAGCAAGCAACGCTACTCGGATGCGAGATAAGTTCGACTGCGCGAATGATCGAATGTCTCAAAAGTAAACCAGCTTCGGATTTCGCAGACAGTCTCGAAGCGATGTTCGTCGTTTCCTGGAACCCAGTTCTCCTATGGGAAGCAGTGATAGAGCCGGACTTTGGCCAAGAACGGTTCCTAGATAGGGATCCGACCGAAGCATTTTTGAAGGGCGATTTCATGAGAGTTCCCGTGATATCCGGTATCACCAAGGATGAATTTGCTGGGCCTGCTGTAGGATTTTTGACTAACGAAACGCTTAGAAACGAGCttaatcaaaattttgaaacacTTGCGCCCGTATTGTTCTTATACAACAGTTCATCTGAACGCGAAAACATAACGAAATTATTAAGAGACAAGTTTTTGGGAGAAGGACAACTTACGTTGAACCGGTCAGTGCAGGGTTTGAACTAC CTTTTTGCTGACAGTCTGATCGGTTTCCCGGTTCATCGGTTCATTCAGCTGGCCTCCCGCTACACAAAGGTTTATCAGTACAAGTTCACCTATCAGGGTCGATACAGTTTCTTCTATTATCCGGATGACAAAACGCCTTACGGAGTGGTACATCACGATGATTTACTGTATCTATTGGTCATCCCGCATATATCACCTATTTTCAATGCAACTGATCCGGAGAGTACGATGGTGGAAAAACTAACTGGAATGTGGACTGCGTTTGCTAAGCATGG TGATCCAAATGAGGCCGACATAGTCCCGAAGCCAAATTGGGTACCTGTCAAACCAAACGAGGACAACTTTTTGGAAATAGGCGAGCAGTTCACCATGAGAGAAGGACTCTTCACAGAGCGTTTTTCGTTCTGGGATATGCTGTTTCCGTTACCTGAGAATCAATCGCCGGCAACCGCATAA
- the LOC129764747 gene encoding uncharacterized protein LOC129764747 — translation MYAVFVDVLEEVGKILLSKSQTPPVREKKKIALAAMRQQLFIRCGLEFSGDQILKKINNMKTAVKEKMDTKKTGNVKIVLNQPQEKFYGLLGGVGNPSIISVPYGLAVGSKNIAMGKDPPKEEHDSSDDYDYNSLQNEFLAPSQACQTLKTNQKSTRGRTQQTVCEEQLMFLKKQQDYTDVL, via the exons ATGTATGCTGTGTTTGTGGATGTACTGGAGGAAGTAGGAAAAATTTTACTTTCCAAATCGCAAACACCACCTGTGcgggagaagaaaaaaatagcGTTGGCGGCGATGCGACAGCAGTTGTTCATCCGATGTGGATTGGAGTTCTCTGGCGAccaaatattgaagaaaatcaatAACATGAAGACCGCTgttaaagaaaaaatggatACCAAAAAAACAGGGAACGTTAAAATTGTGCTCAACCAACCGCAAGAAAAGTTTTATGGACTGCTGGGGGGTGTTGGCAATCCCAGCATCATCAGCGTTCCGT ATGGTCTGGCAGTAGGAAGCAAAAATATTGCAATGGGGAAGGATCCACCGAAGGAGGAGCATGATTCTTCTGatgattatgattataacaGCTTGCAGAACGAGTTTCTGGCGCCGAGTCAAGCGTGTCAAACactaaaaacaaatcaaaaatcg ACACGTGGCAGAACACAACAAACAGTGTGTGAGGAGCAACTTATGTTCCTGAAAAAGCAACAAGATTATACGGATGTATTGTAA
- the LOC129764745 gene encoding esterase FE4-like: MRFKVLLLNVIAALSFVIAQRNSEPIIRTDLGAIKGTTLETRLGQRFFAFRGIRYANPPTGRLRFRAPDPVLPWEGVFDATDDGPMCIQPAFNRSEASEDCLRLNVYTKSMSNKGSGACRKDVIVYIHPGGFYVFSGQSRNNAGPQYLMDQDIVLVTINYRLGALGYMSTGTADCPGNMGFKDQVVALKWVRDHIHRFGGNADSVTLMGYSAGAVSAALHMISPMSKGLFHRAIVMSTSPTGALKFSSGQLQLAQKQAQLLGCEVSPTAKMIDCLREKPPMDFADSLQAMFVIGWYPTLLWQPVIEPDFGQERFLDRDPTEAFLKGDFMRVPVIAGITKDEFASSAIDFLTNETLRNELNQNFNSFAPLLFSYITSPDANRITPLLRMKYLGEGPVTLNRSLQGLNDLFSDSHIGFPIHRFVQLASRFTKVYQYKFTYQGRYSYLYYPDDRTPYGVVHHDDLLYLFVIPHITAIFNSTDPENKMVEKLTGMWAAFAKHGNPNRADLIPKPNWVPVKRNEDNYLEIGEQLTPRKGLFTERFSFWDQLFPVPNIE; this comes from the exons ATGAGATTTAAAGTGCTGCTCCTCAATGTTATCGCTGCGCTCAGTTTCGTAATAGCTCAACGCAACTCGGAACCCATCATCAGAACCGATCTCGGAGCAATCAAAGGAACCACGCTAGAGACTCGTCTCGGACAGAGATTTTTCGCATTCCGAGGTATTCGTTATGCGAACCCACCCACCGGAAGGCTTCGTTTTCGGGCCCCCGACCCGGTGTTACCTTGGGAAGGAGTATTCGATGCCACCGATGATGGCCCAATGTGCATTCAACCGGCGTTCAACAGAAGTGAAGCCTCGGAGGACTGTTTGAGACTGAACGTTTACACCAAGTCAATGTCGAACAAAGGGAGTGGAGCATGTCGAAAGGACGTAATAGTGTACATTCATCCAGGTGGATTTTACGTTTTTTCGGGTCAAAGTAGGAACAACGCTGGACCGCAATACCTCATGGACCAGGATATTGTGCTGGTTACCATAAACTATCGTCTGGGTGCCCTGGGATACATGAGCACCGGAACGGCGGACTGCCCGGGGAATATGGGATTCAAAGATCAAGTCGTAGCCTTGAAGTGGGTTCGAGATCACATCCATCGTTTTGGAGGAAACGCCGATTCCGTCACTCTGATGGGTTATAGTGCAGGTGCTGTCAGTGCGGCTTTGCATATGATTTCTCCAATGTCCAAAGGATTGTTCCATCGTGCCATCGTGATGAGCACTTCGCCTACTGGTGCGTTGAAATTCTCTTCCGGTCAGCTCCAGCTGGCTCAAAAACAAGCCCAGCTACTCGGATGTGAGGTGAGTCCGACTGCAAAAATGATCGATTGTCTGAGAGAGAAACCGCCAATGGATTTTGCCGAtagtctccaggcgatgtttgtTATCGGATGGTATCCAACGCTTTTGTGGCAACCAGTGATCGAACCGGACTTTGGTCAGGAACGTTTCCTGGATCGAGATCCGACCGAAGCTTTCTTGAAGGGTGATTTCATGAGAGTTCCCGTAATAGCCGGAATTACTAAAGATGAATTTGCGAGTTCTGCAATTGACTTTCTGACCAACGAAACATTGAGGAACGAGCTGAATCAAAACTTCAATTCTTTTGCACCCTTGTTGTTTTCATACATAACATCCCCGGATGCCAACAGAATAACACCGTTACTGCGAATGAAATATTTGGGAGAAGGACCAGTCACATTGAACCGATCGTTGCAAGGACTGAACGAC CTTTTCTCTGACAGTCATATCGGATTCCCGATACATCGATTTGTCCAATTGGCCTCCCGCTTCACAAAGGTCTATCAGTACAAATTTACTTATCAGGGTCGATACAGTTACTTGTACTATCCGGATGACAGAACGCCCTACGGAGTGGTCCATCACGATGATTTACTATATCTGTTCGTCATTCCACATATAACAGCTATTTTTAACTCAACCGATCCGGAGaataaaatggttgaaaaactGACCGGAATGTGGGCGGCGTTTGCTAAGCACGG TAATCCAAATCGAGCCGACTTAATCCCGAAGCCAAATTGGGTACCAGTCAAACGCAATGAGGACAACTATCTTGAAATTGGAGAGCAGCTCACCCCGAGAAAGGGACTCTTCACAGAGCGTTTCTCATTTTGGGATCAGCTGTTTCCCGTGCCAAACATAGAATAG